The bacterium genome window below encodes:
- a CDS encoding response regulator has translation MPPIYCATNPLPFTPPKPIAPTPKELRGSTVLVVDDERAWRVILETDLRMLGYKVSMAEDADQALERAQSDSPDVAIIDLMLPEPMDGWGLLNELRARGQKVPVIFYTAYPVFPSGTDDPDVVGYMSKAVDRADLYALLPAAIRRSRERRIDGS, from the coding sequence TTGCCACCGATATACTGCGCCACGAACCCCTTGCCGTTCACCCCGCCGAAACCGATCGCACCGACGCCGAAAGAGCTGCGCGGCTCCACGGTCCTCGTGGTCGACGATGAGCGTGCTTGGCGCGTGATCCTGGAGACCGATCTACGCATGCTCGGCTACAAGGTCTCGATGGCCGAGGATGCCGACCAGGCGCTCGAGCGCGCCCAGTCCGACAGCCCGGATGTCGCCATCATCGACCTGATGCTGCCCGAGCCGATGGACGGGTGGGGCCTGTTGAACGAATTGCGCGCGCGCGGGCAGAAGGTGCCGGTCATCTTCTACACCGCGTACCCCGTCTTCCCCTCCGGGACCGATGACCCGGACGTGGTCGGCTACATGAGCAAGGCGGTCGACCGCGCCGACCTGTATGCGCTGTTGCCGGCGGCGATCCGGCGCTCGCGGGAGCGCCGGATTGATGGTTCCTAG
- a CDS encoding response regulator transcription factor, giving the protein MENPSPKGGSRAHSRNRDLRLPPLPPGLEVYRPADVLGSSVLVVEDEAAMRQQLRIDLHDLGYQPSTSASAPEARQLLERERVAAVLLDLVLDESEDSGFELLKWIRHHHPGLPVIVLSAAQVNSAAIRKAYELGASSYFVKGNVPMAHIYSDLAARLVERGTGRPGSYRFGRLEFDPTRRTVKLGPEEIHLTQQQTALVLHLAQGSKPATARDLIEAGLFQSHAAHSTVHSALLTLRRRLDELEPGLGPSFVRASARGYGLAPVHD; this is encoded by the coding sequence TTGGAAAATCCGAGCCCTAAGGGCGGATCGAGAGCCCATTCCCGAAATCGTGATCTGCGGCTGCCGCCGCTGCCGCCCGGCCTGGAGGTCTACCGTCCGGCCGACGTCCTCGGTTCGTCGGTGCTGGTGGTCGAAGACGAGGCGGCGATGCGGCAGCAGCTTCGCATCGACCTGCACGACCTCGGCTACCAACCCTCCACCTCGGCCTCCGCCCCCGAGGCCCGGCAACTCCTGGAGCGAGAGCGGGTCGCCGCCGTGCTCCTCGACCTGGTCCTGGACGAAAGCGAGGACTCTGGGTTCGAGCTGCTCAAGTGGATCCGCCACCACCATCCCGGCCTGCCGGTCATCGTGCTGTCGGCGGCGCAGGTCAACTCGGCGGCCATCCGCAAGGCCTACGAGCTGGGCGCGAGCTCCTACTTCGTCAAGGGCAACGTGCCCATGGCCCACATCTACTCCGACCTGGCGGCGCGCCTGGTCGAGCGGGGCACCGGCCGCCCCGGCAGCTACCGGTTCGGCCGCCTGGAGTTCGATCCGACCCGCCGGACGGTGAAACTTGGGCCCGAGGAGATCCACCTGACCCAGCAGCAAACCGCGCTGGTCCTGCACCTCGCCCAGGGTTCCAAGCCGGCGACCGCTCGCGACCTCATCGAAGCGGGCCTGTTCCAAAGCCACGCCGCCCACTCGACCGTGCATTCGGCGCTGCTGACCTTGAGGCGCCGGCTGGACGAGCTGGAGCCCGGCCTGGGTCCGAGCTTCGTCAGAGCGTCCGCGCGCGGATACGGCCTGGCTCCCGTGCATGACTGA
- a CDS encoding amidohydrolase codes for MTEDPASMAQPSRSVLDEVIELRRHFHQHPEVSFSEHATSAKLGERLRELGLELRPCPTETGVVAVLDSGRPGKTVMLRADIDALPIHEASGVPFESRADGRMHACGHDAHMAIMVGAARTLAEGVSELAGRYLFVFQPAEEIVSGAKAMIARGLLDDFHPDSVIGLHVTSFMESGTVISRPGLMWAGSDAFEINIGGPGGHGGMMGRRGNVLAAQAFFVERLHTVVEGLEEDGVQCHTTIGNISTDGAWNIVPRGVLVQGSLRTFTAPLREQALGRLRDLLHETDTEFDVHSTLGLVHGTVPLMNEPNITRTVLDVGRSLIGDRASVLGRPLTVSDDVAEFLTRIPGCYFMLGAMPAGGPPPAHHSPGFRIDEDAFAVGVRVLAGAASRLAAE; via the coding sequence ATGACTGAAGATCCGGCGTCGATGGCCCAGCCGAGCCGCTCCGTGCTCGACGAGGTGATCGAGCTGCGACGACACTTCCACCAGCACCCCGAGGTGAGCTTCAGCGAGCACGCCACCAGCGCGAAGCTGGGCGAGCGGCTCCGAGAGCTCGGCCTCGAGCTGCGGCCCTGCCCGACCGAGACGGGCGTCGTCGCCGTGCTCGACAGCGGGCGGCCGGGCAAGACGGTGATGCTCCGGGCCGACATCGACGCCCTGCCGATTCACGAAGCCTCCGGCGTGCCGTTCGAGTCGCGTGCGGACGGGCGCATGCACGCCTGCGGCCACGACGCTCACATGGCGATCATGGTCGGCGCCGCGCGGACCCTCGCCGAGGGCGTCTCGGAGCTCGCCGGCCGCTACCTTTTCGTCTTCCAGCCGGCCGAGGAGATCGTGAGCGGGGCCAAGGCGATGATCGCGCGCGGCCTGCTCGACGACTTTCACCCCGACTCGGTCATCGGCCTCCACGTGACCAGCTTCATGGAGTCGGGAACCGTCATCTCCCGGCCGGGCCTGATGTGGGCCGGTTCCGATGCTTTCGAGATCAACATCGGTGGGCCTGGCGGGCACGGCGGGATGATGGGCCGACGCGGCAACGTCCTGGCCGCGCAGGCCTTCTTCGTCGAGCGCCTGCACACAGTGGTCGAGGGTCTCGAAGAGGATGGCGTCCAGTGCCACACCACCATCGGCAACATCAGCACCGACGGCGCGTGGAACATCGTGCCGCGAGGCGTCCTCGTCCAGGGCAGCCTGCGCACCTTCACCGCGCCGCTGCGTGAGCAGGCGCTGGGCCGCCTGCGCGATCTCCTGCATGAGACGGACACCGAGTTCGACGTACACTCGACGCTGGGGCTGGTTCACGGGACGGTACCGTTGATGAACGAGCCGAATATCACGCGCACGGTGCTCGACGTCGGCCGTTCGCTCATCGGCGATAGGGCCAGCGTCCTGGGGCGTCCGCTCACGGTCAGCGACGACGTGGCGGAGTTCCTGACCCGGATCCCAGGCTGCTACTTCATGCTCGGCGCGATGCCCGCGGGCGGACCGCCGCCCGCCCACCACTCACCTGGGTTTCGCATCGACGAGGACGCGTTCGCGGTCGGCGTCAGGGTTCTGGCGGGAGCGGCGTCAAGGCTCGCGGCGGAGTAG
- a CDS encoding AAA family ATPase: MIIFWIFTLFVGSSAFAFAYIYLQLGIAWSIGYSVLAMLVCRGLLTIVRRWLILTERMSPEASQQERTVETNRAIFWRRILWIAILLGAYFGGAYQFYALQPADALDALPQFLLALVTQLAYLFALMLANFMLFFGPMLLYSRMGRETIEPGDANFDVKIEDVRGQKAAVGEMMRMLRLIEQGRNYVQAGGKRERGVLMVGPPGTGKTMLAKAIASTLHVPIVVTSGAAFAGMFIGMDVLGVFMMVRTAKAKAKRWGGCAIFIDEFDALGNRRGGMGGGGGPMGGLGGMLGGGQMGLNMLLVQMDGVDNPGFFKKLVRRMVNVTLDGLFLPRVVAFNGTRIPLRLPQLRPPRYNIFFMGATNRPSVLDEAVTRPGRFGRTITFRIPTRESRKDIAALYFDKKAHDPDLDSAERRDEFARITEGYSPAMIEQALSLALVYAFEDGRKAFAWKDMREAMGNIEAGLAEPVEYTERDKVAVARHELGHAVAARFYESDRSSVRLSIRMRSGSLGHHYNVPKEEQFVRFRSQLAGRLRSGLGAIAAERVFYGENSSGVSMDLIQTTSTAAHMVGVYGMGPEPLEPQLSRKAADIGEYLISQVEAMQQLQDPDPAAAVLRNPHARRSVAQVMGAAYIDAWRLMYTNREAIDLAAEALMAQGELVGDEVDGLLDSVGLHPVDESVPYPEDAPAVPTVPGRPAIAAESA, encoded by the coding sequence GTGATCATCTTCTGGATCTTCACGCTGTTCGTCGGCAGTTCGGCCTTCGCCTTCGCCTATATCTACCTGCAGCTCGGCATCGCCTGGTCGATCGGGTACTCGGTGCTCGCGATGCTCGTCTGCCGCGGCCTGCTCACCATCGTGCGGCGCTGGCTGATCCTGACCGAGCGCATGTCGCCGGAGGCGAGCCAGCAGGAGAGGACCGTCGAGACGAACCGCGCCATCTTCTGGCGCCGCATCCTCTGGATCGCGATCCTGCTCGGCGCCTACTTCGGCGGCGCATATCAGTTCTACGCGCTGCAACCGGCCGACGCCCTCGACGCGCTTCCCCAGTTCCTGCTGGCGCTGGTCACGCAGCTCGCGTATCTGTTCGCGCTGATGCTGGCGAACTTCATGCTCTTTTTCGGCCCGATGCTCCTTTACTCGCGCATGGGTCGCGAGACGATCGAGCCGGGGGACGCCAACTTCGACGTCAAGATCGAGGACGTCCGCGGCCAGAAGGCGGCGGTCGGCGAGATGATGCGCATGCTCAGGCTCATCGAGCAGGGGCGCAACTACGTGCAGGCCGGCGGCAAGCGAGAACGCGGCGTGCTCATGGTCGGACCGCCGGGCACCGGGAAGACGATGCTCGCCAAGGCGATCGCATCGACCCTGCACGTGCCCATCGTCGTCACCTCGGGCGCCGCTTTCGCCGGCATGTTCATCGGCATGGACGTGCTCGGGGTTTTCATGATGGTGCGCACGGCCAAGGCCAAGGCGAAGCGCTGGGGCGGCTGCGCCATCTTCATCGACGAGTTCGACGCGCTGGGCAACCGCCGCGGCGGGATGGGTGGTGGCGGCGGGCCGATGGGCGGCCTGGGCGGAATGCTCGGCGGCGGCCAGATGGGTCTGAACATGCTGCTCGTGCAGATGGACGGCGTGGACAACCCTGGCTTCTTCAAGAAGCTGGTGCGGCGAATGGTCAACGTGACCCTCGACGGGCTGTTCCTGCCACGCGTGGTCGCGTTCAACGGGACGCGAATTCCCCTCCGCCTCCCCCAGCTGCGTCCGCCCCGCTACAACATCTTTTTCATGGGGGCCACGAACCGGCCCTCCGTCCTCGACGAAGCGGTCACGCGCCCGGGACGCTTCGGCCGCACGATCACCTTTCGCATCCCCACGCGCGAGAGTCGCAAGGACATCGCGGCGCTCTACTTCGACAAGAAGGCGCACGACCCCGACCTCGACTCGGCCGAGCGGCGTGACGAGTTCGCGCGCATCACCGAGGGCTATTCGCCGGCGATGATCGAGCAGGCCCTTTCGCTCGCCCTGGTCTATGCGTTCGAAGACGGCCGCAAGGCGTTCGCCTGGAAGGACATGCGCGAGGCGATGGGCAACATCGAAGCCGGCCTGGCGGAGCCGGTGGAGTACACCGAGCGGGACAAGGTCGCGGTCGCGCGCCACGAGCTCGGCCACGCCGTCGCCGCCCGCTTCTACGAGTCCGACCGCAGCTCGGTCCGTCTCTCCATCCGGATGCGCTCGGGCTCGCTCGGTCACCACTACAACGTCCCGAAGGAGGAGCAGTTCGTCCGCTTCCGCTCGCAGCTCGCGGGGCGATTGCGTTCGGGCCTGGGGGCGATCGCCGCCGAGCGCGTCTTCTACGGTGAGAACTCTTCGGGCGTGAGCATGGACCTGATCCAGACCACCAGCACGGCGGCACACATGGTCGGCGTGTACGGCATGGGACCCGAGCCGCTGGAGCCTCAGCTGTCCCGCAAGGCGGCCGACATCGGCGAGTACCTCATCTCACAGGTCGAGGCGATGCAGCAGTTGCAGGATCCCGACCCGGCCGCCGCCGTGCTGCGCAACCCGCATGCACGCCGCTCGGTGGCGCAGGTGATGGGCGCCGCCTACATCGACGCCTGGCGGCTCATGTACACCAACCGTGAAGCCATCGACCTCGCGGCGGAGGCCCTGATGGCACAGGGCGAGCTGGTCGGCGACGAGGTCGACGGCCTGCTCGACTCGGTCGGGCTGCACCCGGTGGACGAGAGCGTCCCCTACCCGGAGGACGCGCCCGCCGTGCCCACGGTCCCCGGCCGGCCGGCGATCGCGGCGGAGTCGGCCTGA
- a CDS encoding PDZ domain-containing protein has translation MRALRLIAPVLALLLAGACTIHPMGSARPSPSPSPSGTPISIPVVSPAPIPASGTFDPAHVVQVLGPAVAELIVSRNGGGGGIGSGFVIARQNGVSYLVTNNHVVADATRVVVLMPDGRHFTATVQGTDPIQDIAVVKVSDGSLPLAQFGDSTKLVAGQQVVAIGSPLGNQSSVTAGIISALHRSISAGGGGGTPAEDLPDVMQTDAAINPGNSGGPLADAGGNVIGVNTATNAGGQGIGYAIPSLIAKRIAEDLIAGRKPGHPYIGVCYQPEDAYLAAGKDVQGYGVLVTTALPGTPADRAGLRSGDLIEKVDGVDLINGQTLGGAIQPHGPGETVQLTVARGGSTTTIPLTLGDRTAAAGAGACPTTP, from the coding sequence ATGAGAGCCTTGCGCCTGATCGCTCCCGTGCTGGCGCTCTTGCTCGCCGGCGCCTGCACCATCCATCCGATGGGCAGCGCTCGCCCGTCGCCGAGCCCAAGTCCGAGCGGGACCCCCATCAGCATCCCCGTCGTCAGCCCGGCTCCGATCCCCGCGTCGGGAACGTTCGACCCCGCCCATGTGGTGCAGGTCCTCGGGCCCGCGGTCGCCGAGCTGATCGTCAGCAGGAATGGCGGCGGCGGCGGCATCGGCAGCGGCTTCGTGATCGCGCGGCAGAACGGCGTGAGCTACCTGGTGACCAACAACCACGTCGTCGCCGACGCCACCAGGGTCGTGGTGTTGATGCCGGACGGGCGCCACTTCACCGCCACGGTCCAGGGCACCGACCCGATACAGGACATCGCCGTCGTCAAGGTGAGCGATGGGTCGCTGCCCCTGGCGCAGTTCGGCGACTCGACCAAGCTGGTCGCCGGCCAGCAGGTGGTCGCCATCGGCAGCCCCCTCGGCAACCAGAGCTCAGTCACGGCGGGCATCATCTCCGCACTTCACCGCAGCATCTCGGCCGGCGGCGGCGGCGGCACGCCCGCCGAGGACCTGCCCGATGTGATGCAGACCGATGCCGCCATCAACCCGGGCAACTCCGGCGGCCCGCTGGCGGACGCCGGCGGCAACGTGATCGGAGTCAACACCGCCACCAATGCGGGCGGTCAGGGGATCGGCTACGCGATCCCCAGCCTCATCGCCAAGCGCATTGCCGAAGACCTGATCGCGGGACGCAAGCCCGGCCATCCGTACATCGGCGTCTGCTATCAGCCAGAGGACGCCTATCTCGCCGCCGGCAAGGACGTCCAGGGCTACGGCGTCCTGGTCACGACCGCGCTGCCCGGCACGCCCGCGGACAGGGCCGGGCTGCGCTCGGGTGACCTCATCGAGAAGGTCGATGGCGTCGACCTGATCAATGGCCAGACCCTGGGCGGGGCGATCCAGCCCCACGGCCCCGGCGAAACCGTGCAGCTCACGGTCGCGCGGGGCGGCAGCACGACCACGATCCCGCTGACCCTGGGAGACCGCACCGCCGCCGCCGGCGCGGGCGCCTGCCCGACGACCCCCTGA
- a CDS encoding MerR family transcriptional regulator: protein MEYRIEQLARAAGVAVDTIRFYQGKGLLAAPRRDGRVTWYGDEHLERLRRIKKLQQQGFTLTVIQRFLAGELEPSDEALVAAVTRPAAPQTLTLSELAERSGVAAPLLLSLEQAGLLVPREGGDEPLYPADDLEAIAAGMRLIAAGVPFGALMDLGKDYSAAVDRTARQAVDLFDHHVRERIQAEGGAAEAAERRLLELFNELLDASGTLVRHHFQRTLLRAAREHIERRGR, encoded by the coding sequence ATGGAGTATCGGATCGAACAATTGGCTCGCGCCGCCGGCGTGGCCGTGGACACGATTCGCTTCTACCAGGGGAAGGGGTTGCTCGCGGCGCCGCGGCGCGACGGACGGGTCACCTGGTACGGCGACGAGCACCTGGAGCGGCTGCGACGCATCAAGAAGCTCCAGCAGCAGGGCTTCACCCTGACGGTGATCCAGCGCTTTCTCGCCGGCGAGCTGGAGCCCTCGGACGAAGCGCTGGTGGCGGCGGTCACGCGGCCGGCCGCGCCGCAGACCCTCACCTTGAGCGAGCTCGCCGAGCGCAGCGGCGTGGCCGCGCCTTTGCTCCTGAGCCTCGAGCAAGCCGGGCTGCTGGTCCCGCGCGAAGGCGGCGATGAACCGCTGTACCCGGCAGACGACCTGGAGGCGATCGCCGCGGGGATGCGGCTGATCGCGGCCGGCGTTCCTTTCGGCGCGCTGATGGATCTAGGCAAGGACTACTCGGCCGCGGTCGACCGCACCGCCCGGCAGGCGGTCGACCTGTTCGACCATCACGTGCGCGAGCGCATCCAGGCGGAGGGCGGAGCGGCCGAGGCCGCCGAACGCAGGCTTCTCGAGCTGTTCAACGAGCTCCTGGACGCGAGCGGCACCCTGGTGCGGCACCACTTTCAGCGCACGCTGCTGCGCGCGGCGCGCGAGCACATTGAAAGGAGGGGCCGTTGA